The following proteins are co-located in the Terriglobia bacterium genome:
- a CDS encoding PadR family transcriptional regulator, translating to MNDKLDLLQGTLDLMVLRTLAAMGPQHGYGVARRIEQISGDTVVLNQGTIYAALVRLVQRRLIKAEWGTSDNNRKARYYSLTPRGRKHLEERAETWQRLTSVMERIFQQDPEESQR from the coding sequence ATGAACGATAAACTGGATCTATTACAGGGCACGCTCGACCTCATGGTGTTGCGCACCCTTGCCGCGATGGGACCGCAGCATGGATACGGTGTCGCACGGCGGATCGAACAGATCAGCGGCGATACTGTGGTCCTCAATCAGGGAACAATTTATGCCGCCCTGGTGCGGCTGGTGCAGCGCAGGCTGATCAAGGCGGAGTGGGGCACCTCGGATAACAATCGGAAAGCCCGGTATTACTCCCTGACGCCGCGCGGCCGCAAACACCTTGAGGAACGGGCGGAGACGTGGCAGCGGCTGACATCCGTGATGGAACGTATTTTCCAGCAGGATCCGGAGGAATCGCAGAGATGA